The following nucleotide sequence is from Streptomyces sp. NBC_00237.
GGGTGACGGAGCCGCCCGCCAGGCCCACGCCCGCGAGCATCGCGGTCAGCAGGGGGAGGTAGACCGCCATGGCCAGGTCTTCCATGACCAGGACGCCCAGGACGACGGGGGTCTCGCGGTTGCCGAGGCGGCCGAGGTCGGTCATGACCTTCGCGATGACGCCCGATGAGGAGATCCAGGTGACGCCCGCGAGGGCGACCGCGCCGACCGGGCCCCAGCCGAGGATCAGGGCGGCGACCGCGCCGGGGACCGCGTTCAGCAGGAAGTCCACGATCCCGGACGGGTACTGCGTCTTGAGGCTGCTGACCAGCTCACTCGCGCTGTATTCGAGGCCGAGGAGCAGGAGGAGCAGGATGACGCCGATCTCGGCGCCGACGGCGGTGAAGTCCTCGCTCGCGTCGAGGGGTATCAGCCCGCCGTGGCCGAAGGCGAGCCCGGCCAGCAGGTAGAGCGGGATCGGGGAGAGGCCGATGCGCCCGGCGAGGCGGCCGATGATCCCCAGGGTGAGGATGACCGCGCCGAGTTCGATGAGGAGGGCGGTGGTGTCGTGCATGGTGTGGTCCGTCCGCCTCAGTCTTCGTCGGCGTCAGTGAGCGGGGCGGTGCCCGCGATGATCTCCGCGAGCGCGTCCACGCCCTCGCGCGTGCCGACCGCGACCAGGGTGTCGCCGATGGCGAGGCGGAAGCCCGGCTCGGGGGAGGGGTGCGCGCTGGCCCGGCGCAGTACGGCCACGATCGAGGCTCCGGTACGGGACCTCGCCTTCGTGTCGCCGAGGAGCTTGCCGCCGTACGGGGACTTGGAGGTGACGGGGATGTGCTCGGTGACCAGGTCGATGCCGCTGGTGCGCACCGCGTCGATCGGGGCGGCGTCCAGGAGGTGGGCGAGGGCGGTGGCCTCGTCCTGGGAGAGGGGGACGGCCTGCTGGCAGGCGTCCGGGTCGTCCT
It contains:
- a CDS encoding cation:proton antiporter regulatory subunit, producing MGTRRSTLPGIGTQYDFITEGGRHLSVVVHHDGRRFLGFYDQDDPDACQQAVPLSQDEATALAHLLDAAPIDAVRTSGIDLVTEHIPVTSKSPYGGKLLGDTKARSRTGASIVAVLRRASAHPSPEPGFRLAIGDTLVAVGTREGVDALAEIIAGTAPLTDADED